Within Massilia endophytica, the genomic segment ACCTTGTCAAAGCGAGAACAATCATGCAAGCACAACTGGCCACCTCCCTCGAAGCCGTCTTTGCCGCCGATGATGCGGAGCTGCAGCATGAACAGAGTCTCGCCATTATTCCCCCGGCATCGAACGACGGCGCCAAGCCGGACCGTGCAGAAGCCGAGATGAAAGCCATCAAGCAGGCCATCGCCCGTGTGGAAGCGGAAGCGAAAGCCGCCTGCGCCGCCGAAAGCCGCGCTAATGCCGAGGCCCGCGCCCGCGCACTCGCCGAAGACCGCGCCGCCATGGATGCGGCCGCTGCCGCGGTCGCCCTGCAGAACGCCCAGGCCGCCGAAGAGGCGATCACCGCCAACCGCGAGCGCCTGGAAAGCCTGCGCGCCGCCGCCCAGGCCAGCGTCGCCCGCCTGGAAGCCGTGAAACAGGAAACCGCCGAACTGCGCGCCCGCGTCGAGTCCGACACGCAGGTGCGCCTGGCTGCCGAACAGCGCGCCAAGGCCGAAGAGGAAAGCCGCCGCGCCGCCGCCGAACAGATGGCCGCTGAAACCGAACTGGCCGCCCAGGCCTCGCGCGCCGCCGACGAACTGAAAGCCCAGACCGAGCACGCCCGCCTGCAGGCCGCCGAGCGCGTCGCCGCCGTGCAGGCCGCGAAGGATGAAGTGGTGGGCATCGCCAGCGCCGATGCGCGCATGGCCACCCTGGCCCGCGAACGCGAGCGCGCCGCCCACTCGGCCCGCCAGACCGCCCAGCAGCTGGCCCAGGCCGAAGCCGAGGCGCTGGAAACCATCCGCCAGCGCGAACTGGCCGACCGCGTCGCCCTGGAAGCCGCCTTCAAGCGCGCCGCCGCCGAAGTCCGTGCCCTGGAAGAAGCGCGCGCGCTGGCCCACCTGGAACAGGAACGCGAACAGATCGCCCTGGCCAAGGCCGAATCCGACCGCAGCGCCGCCATGTCCCTGCACCTGCGCCTGCAGACCGAGAAAGAAATCCGCGACGCCGCCGCCCACCGCGAGCGCCTGGAAGCCATGGCCGCTACCACCGCCCAGGCCCGCCGCGAAGCCGACGAGCGCATCATCGCCGCAACCGAAGCCCGCATCGACGCCGACCGCCAGCTGCATGCCGTCGCCCTGGCCCGCGTCCAGGCCGAAGAGCAGGCCGAATTCGAGACCCACGCCAAGGTGGCGGCGGAAAACGAAGCGCTGGAGCAGGCCAAACTGCGCCAGGAATACGAACAGGCTGCCGCCGAAGCCGCGCGCGCCGACAGCGCCGAGCAGCAGCGCGCCGCCCAGCTGGCCGAAGAGCGCGCAGCCCTGTCGCGCGCCTCCGCCGAATTCATCGCCGCCCGCAATGCCGCCGAACAGGCCGAAATCGACCGGCTGGCCGCGCACGCCGAAGCGCTGGAAGCGGCCAATGCCGTGGCACAGGAAAAGGCAGCGCAGGCCGCGCGCCTGGTGGAAGCCGAGCACGCCCGCGCCGAAGCCGAACAAGCCGCCATCGCGGCCCTGAAATTGAGCCTGGAAGAGGAAGAGCGCGCCATTATCGCCGCCCAGGAGCGCGCTGCGGCCGAGCAGGCCCACGCCGAAGCCTTCCAGCGCAAGGCCGAAGCCGAGTCGCGCCTGAAGGCTGCGGCCGAAGCCGAAGCTGCTGCGCTGGACGCCATCGCCGCCCAGACCCAGATGGAAGCCGAACAGAAAGCCATTGCGGCCCAGGCGTCGGCCGCGCAGGCCCGCCTGGCGGTTGAACTGGGCGAAGTGCACAAGGAGCGCGCCCGCGCCGAGCAGGAAAAGGCTGCTGCCGCCGAAGCCCTGGTGGCGGCCGAGCGCGAGTTCATCGAATCCGAGCGCAAATCGCTGGCGCTGATCGACCAGAAGCTGGTGCACCAGCGCGCCACCAACGCGGCGGAAGTGCGCGCCGCGCAGGCCATCGAATCGCGCCTGGAAGCGGAAAAAGCGATTGCCGCCGCAGCCAGCGAGAAGGCCGACGCCGAAGCGGCTGCCGCCCAGGCAGCGCAGGACAAGGCCGCCGAACAGAAAGCGCTGGTCGAAGCCGCCCAGGCGCACGCAGCGATGCAGCGCAAGGTAGCCGACACCACCGCCGCGATGGTCGAAGCGAAGAAGAAGCTGGTGGAACTGGAAGCGCGCCGCCAGGGCGCAGCAGCGAAAGCGCTGGCCGCACTGGAAGCGAAGGTCGCGGCGCTGGAAGCCGCCCCGGAAGCCGACTTTGCCGCCACCCTCAGCGCCGCGCAGGAGCGCCAATCCGAAACGATGGCCCGCGACGTCATCGGCCGCCTCAAAGACAGCGCCACCTCCGTCTGGCGTACCCGCTAAAAATTTCCTAAAGGGGTCAGACCCCTTTAAGAAATTAGCGATGTTTCCTAAAGGGGTCTGACCCCTTTAAGAAATTTTTGCTATTGGGAGACCTGGACTTTTTCGATGAAGTATTCGGTTTCGCCGAAGCAGCTGCTGGGGACGCCCTTGTGCTGGGCGTAGCTCAGCACGACGCGCTTGCCGATCGCGGCCGTGAGCTGCTTCGCGACCTCGGGGTCGCGCACGCTGAAGAAGAATTTTTCGGGGATGGCGCCGGGCATGGAACTGAGCAGGATTTCGCCTTCCCAGGTCTTGCAGATCCATCCCAGCCGCGAGAATTTCTGCAGGTAGCCAGCCCGCTCGCCTTCCGAATAGGACCAGTGCAGCGTGATCCAGGCATAGGCCAGGAAGGCGAGGATGGCCGCCAGCACAAGGCCGATCAGGCCCATGATGAGGCGCGGACGGGCCATCATTGCGCCACCATGCGGCGTTTGTATTTCACCGAGGACCAGAGCGAGACCACGATGAAGACCACGCCCGAGAGCCCCGTGAACCATTCGGGAATGTGGTATTCCACGCTGGCGAACATGATCACCGCCAGGATGCCGATGGCCCAGTGCGCTCCGTGCTCAAGATAGATGAATTCGTCCAGCGTGCCCTTGTGCACCAGGTAGACCGTGAGCGAGCGCACATACATGGCGCCAATCGCCAGGCCCAGCATGATGATGACCACGTCGCTCGTGATGGCGAAGGCGCCGATCACGCCGTCGAAGCTGAAGGAAGCGTCCAGCACTTCCAGATAGAGGAAGCCGCCCAGGCTGCCGCGCTGCACGGCCTTGCCCAGGGCCTTCGCTTCCTCCGGATCTTCTTCCAGCAGGCCGCTCAGCCAGCCCACCGCCAGGTAGATGGCGATGCCGGCGCCGCCCGCGTACAGCACGCTGAAGCGGCGGTCGGCCGGTACCATTTCGACGCAGATGCCCACGGCCACCAGGGCCAGCAGCACGGACAGGCTCTCAGCCCCCAGCCGGTTGGCGCGCTCTTCGATCCATTCCAGCCAGTGGATCTCCTTGTCTTCGTCGAACATGAAGTTGAGGAAGACGAGCAGGAGGAAGGCGCCGCCGAAGGCCGCCACCTCCGCGTGCACGCCCGTCAGGTGGCGCGAGTATTCTTCCGGCGTCGTCGTCGCCATGGTCCAGACGGACATGAGGTCGAGCCCCGTGGCCACGGCCACAATCGCGAGCGGGAAGACCAGCCGCATGCCGAAAACGGCCACCAGGATACCCACCGTGAGGAAGAGTTTCTGCCAGAAGGCGTTCCAGTCCTTCAGCACGGAGGCGTTGACCACCGCATTGTCGAAGGAGAGGGAGACTTCCATCACCCCCAGCACACCCGTGATCCAGAAGGCGGTGAGGGCGCCGGACAGGCCGCCATGGTCATAGCCCCACGAGCCCGCCGCCGCCATCAGCGCGATGGTGACGATGATCGATATCCGAAAATGTTTCATGCACCTACCCTTTGTATTTTTAGTGGGGCGATTTTACTGTACCTGCTTCCGCCCGGGAGCCTGCTTCTGCGATAATGCTGAATTGCCAAAAAGGAACTTTCACATGGATCTTGCCTATCTGCTCACACCGCTGATCACCTGGATCACCGTGGGCCCGATCAAATTCCTCATCAACAGCGCCCGCGCCCGCCGCTGGGCCTTCGATCTGGTGGGGAACGGCGGCTTTCCCAGCAATCACAGCGCCACGGTGTCGAGCATGGCAACCCTGATCGCTCTGCGCGAGGGCATGGGCCATCCGGCCTTCGGCGTGGCCGTGACCCTGTGCTTTATCGTGATTATCGACGCCAACAGCCTGCGCCAGCACGTGGGCCGCCACGCGGCCGCCATCAACCGCCTGGCCAAGGACGTGGAAGGCATGGCATGGCTGCGCGAGCGCATGGGCCATACCAAGGTGGAAATCGCGGGCGGCCTGCTGACCGGCATCGCCATCGGCCACGCCGTTTTCGCCCTCTTCGCGCGGGGCTAAATGCTTCATTGATGAAGCATTCGTCCGGCTGCGGACAGGGCGGACGTCCGCCCCGTTTGCAGTCTATCCACGAAATTCAGCAGTTTATCGCCGAAATCGCGCAGTCTGGCTCCCGGCGATTGACCTATATCAGGCGCAAGCGGATACTCCTCCGCTGCAGTAGTGTGCATTTCCTGCGCTCTCTTCAATAACAGCAAAGCAGTACCAAAACTCTCGGAGAATTCTATGTTGCGTAAGACCCTACTCGCTCTCGCCGTCGCTTCGGCGCTCGTCGCCTGCGGCAAGTCAGGCCCGGACAAGGGGGAAGGCCCCGCGGCATCCAGTAGGGCGGAAGCCAAGAAGAATGCCACCCTGCAGGTGGCGCCGGAAGACCTGGTGACGGTGCAGACCGATTCCCTGGCCTCCGGCCCCGTCATCACCGGATCCATCGAACCCGAGCGCAAGGCCGACCTGCGCGCCGAAGTGGGCGCCGTGGTGATGCAGGTGCTCAAGGAAAACGGCGAAGCCGTGCGCAAGGGCGACCTGCTGGTGCGCCTGGACGACACCTCGATCCGCGATTCGCTGACCTCGGCCAACGAGGCGGTGCGCGCCTCCCAGCAGGCCCTGGACCAGGCCGAGCGCATGCTCAAGCGCCACCAGACCCTGCTGGCCTCGGGCATGACCTCGGCCCAGGCCATGGAAGACGCCCAGCTGCGCTTCAACAATGCCCAGAGCGACCTGGTGGCCGCCAAGGCGCGCCGCGCCACGGCCGAACAGCAGCTGGCCCGCACGCTCGTGCGCGCCCCCTTCGACGGCATCGTGAGCGACCGCAAGGTCTCGAACGGCGACACGGCCCAGATCGGCAAGGAACTGATCAAGGTGATCGACCCGAACAGCATGCGCTTCGAAGGCCTGGTGTCGGCCGACAAGATCGGCACCGTGAAAGTGGGCCAGAACGTGCAGTTCCGCGTGAACGGCTACCCGGGCCAGACCTTCGCCGGCAAGGTGAAGCGCGTGGACCCGGCCGCCAACCCCGTCACCCGCCAGGTGGAAGTGCTGGTGAACTTCGCCGACCAGGTGCAGCCGAAAGTGGCCGGCCTGTACGCCGAAGGCCGCGTGGAAGCGGAAGCGCGCGATACCCTGATGATTCCCGATTCCTCCCTGGTGCGCGCCGGCGACAACGCCTATACCTGGCGCATCAAGGACAATGTCCTGCGCAAGGCCGACCTGGTGGTGGGCGCGCGCGACGCGCGCACCGGCCAGTGGGAAGTGAGCAAGGGCCTGGCCGCGGGCGACCGCGTGCTGCGCGCCCCGGCATCCAGCTTCCGCGACGGCCAGAAGGTGGAACTCGTCTCCGCCAAGGCGGTGGCATCGGCCAACGGCAGCGCACCGGCTGCGGCGAAAGGAAACTAAGCCATGTTCCTCTCAGATTTCAGTGTCAAACGGCCTATCGCCATGATCGTGCTGATCGTGGCGACCATGTGCCTGGGCCTGCTCGCGCTGTCCAAGCTGCGCGTGAACCAGAACCCGGACGTGGACATCCCCACGATCTTCGTGAGCATTCCGTATCCGGGCGCCTCGCCGGAAACGGTGGAGCGGGAAATCGTCAACCGCCTGGAGAAGTCGCTGCAGAGCATCACGGGCGTGACGGAGCTGAACAGCACCTCGCAGGAAGGCAGCGCCAATATCGAGCTGCGCTTCACCTTCAGCAAGAACCTGATCGAGGCCTCCGACGAGATCCGCAACGCCATCGCCGCCGTGCGCTACAAGCTGCCGGTGGAAATGCGCGAGCCCGTGCTGCAGCGGGTCGACATCTCGGCCCAGCCGGTGATGCAGGTCTCGCTCTCGTCCAAGACCCAGACCCACGCCCAGATCTCGCGTCTGGCGGAAGACCAACTGGCCGACCGCTTCCGCGCCATCGACGGCGTGTCCAACGTGACGGTGAACGGCTCCCTGCGCCGCGAACTGTCCGTGTTCCTGCGCGCCGAGAAGCTGCGTGAATACAATGTGTCGGTGTCGGAAGTCACCAATGCCCTGCGCATGCAGAACACCAATGCGCCGGTGGGCAAGCTGCGCGGCAACATGGACGAGAAGAGCATCCGCCTGGTGGGCCGCATCGAGCGCCCCGAGCAGTTCCAGGACGTGATCGTCAAGCGCCAGGGCGAGCAGCTGGTGCGCCTGGGCCAGGTGGCCGAGATCCGCGACGGCTTTGCCGATATCAACAACCTGAGTATCCGCAGCGGCAAGTCCAATGTGGGCATCTCCATCATCCGTTCGCGCGAAGCCTCCACCGTGAGCGTGGCCAAGGGCGTGCGCAAGCTGGTGGACGAGATCAAGAAGGAACTGCCGGAAGGCACGGCCATCGAGATCAGCCAGGACGGCGGCGAAGACGCGGAAAACAGCCTGAACAACGTGATCGAGGCCCTGGTCTTCGGCGCGGGCCTGACCATCTTCGTGGTCTACGCCTTCCTGAATTCCTGGCGTTCCACCCTGATCACGGCGCTGTCCCTGCCGACGTCCGTCATCGCGGCCTTTATCGCCGTGTGGCTGTGCGGCTTCACGCTGAACTTCATGACCCTGCTGGGCCTGTCGCTCGCGATCGGCGTGCTGATCGACGACGCCATCGTGGTGCGGGAAAACATTGTGCGCCACATGCAGATGGGCGAAGACCGCCGCACGGCGGCCCTGAACGGCACCGCCGAAATCGGCATGGCCGTGGCTGCGACCACCTTCTCCATCATGGCCGTGTTCATTCCCGTGGCCTTCATGCCCGGCATCTCGGGCGAATGGTTCCGTCCCTTCGCCCTGACCGTGACCTGCTCGGTGGCCGT encodes:
- a CDS encoding efflux RND transporter periplasmic adaptor subunit; this encodes MLRKTLLALAVASALVACGKSGPDKGEGPAASSRAEAKKNATLQVAPEDLVTVQTDSLASGPVITGSIEPERKADLRAEVGAVVMQVLKENGEAVRKGDLLVRLDDTSIRDSLTSANEAVRASQQALDQAERMLKRHQTLLASGMTSAQAMEDAQLRFNNAQSDLVAAKARRATAEQQLARTLVRAPFDGIVSDRKVSNGDTAQIGKELIKVIDPNSMRFEGLVSADKIGTVKVGQNVQFRVNGYPGQTFAGKVKRVDPAANPVTRQVEVLVNFADQVQPKVAGLYAEGRVEAEARDTLMIPDSSLVRAGDNAYTWRIKDNVLRKADLVVGARDARTGQWEVSKGLAAGDRVLRAPASSFRDGQKVELVSAKAVASANGSAPAAAKGN
- a CDS encoding divergent PAP2 family protein, whose translation is MDLAYLLTPLITWITVGPIKFLINSARARRWAFDLVGNGGFPSNHSATVSSMATLIALREGMGHPAFGVAVTLCFIVIIDANSLRQHVGRHAAAINRLAKDVEGMAWLRERMGHTKVEIAGGLLTGIAIGHAVFALFARG
- a CDS encoding DUF475 domain-containing protein, with product MKHFRISIIVTIALMAAAGSWGYDHGGLSGALTAFWITGVLGVMEVSLSFDNAVVNASVLKDWNAFWQKLFLTVGILVAVFGMRLVFPLAIVAVATGLDLMSVWTMATTTPEEYSRHLTGVHAEVAAFGGAFLLLVFLNFMFDEDKEIHWLEWIEERANRLGAESLSVLLALVAVGICVEMVPADRRFSVLYAGGAGIAIYLAVGWLSGLLEEDPEEAKALGKAVQRGSLGGFLYLEVLDASFSFDGVIGAFAITSDVVIIMLGLAIGAMYVRSLTVYLVHKGTLDEFIYLEHGAHWAIGILAVIMFASVEYHIPEWFTGLSGVVFIVVSLWSSVKYKRRMVAQ